Sequence from the Muntiacus reevesi chromosome 9, mMunRee1.1, whole genome shotgun sequence genome:
AGAAAACTTTTAGgaacaacatgaaaaagaatggaaacattAATTTCAATATGTCTCTATAAAGGAGTATGATGCAGTATGAGAAAAATTAAGGTTTAGCTCTAAATGGACTGCTATGAAAATACTTCACAGATGTTCCTACAAAAGTAAAGTTTACctacacagaaaaaatatatatatatatatatttaaatacaattgCTTTTACATAGATTATTACCAGATGGATCTTAAGAAATAGAGTGCCCCTGCAGAAGTGGACTAGAAAATATATTGAAAGATAAATAGGAAATGTATTCTAcactttctcccattttgtatgatttgaatttttactatttattattatctatttcaCTTCAGCTGTTCAAAAAAATTAGGGTTACATGAAAAGTTTTGTGTATAATGcaactgaaattttataaaaaacacCGAGTATATAgcattaaatactttaaatagaataataaaaagaataacttAAAAGACAAGAatctaactaaaaataaatactgtctggaaaaaattaaaacaaaaaaacgcATAAATTGATAAAAATCAGTGTAACTATATAAAATTTCCTTCCCTAATCTGTTACATGATATTggctccttcaatctttcttacatttttctaGGTACAGTGATAAGGAAAATATTACAGACCTTGCATTCTACCATGGAGAGGAACTATCCATGTTATTAACAGCACAGTTGCATAGTTATAGTACAACTTttcatattataattataaattcttagaagaaaaagaaaccagcatCAGATTTGAGAAAGCTACTGAATTCCAAAGAAGTGGTCTCTGATGTCAAATGACCCCCTTCATGGTAGATGATgcattttttttaccataaaataCCATGTTCCTTCTCCAAAGCTTATTCATGGCATTTGTCATCTCTGAGTTTCTCAGAGTGTAGATTattgggttcagcatgggggttatgactgtataaaacacactcaatgatttgtcaatggggaaggtcttTGCAGGTCtcacatacatgaaaatgcagggaacaaagaagcagacaaccacggtgatgtgggagccacaggtctggagggctttccgcctcccttcctgactcaggtccttcagagagtgcaggatgactccgtaggagacgagtaagagcagaaacacaacagtgcagatcagtcctccatttGCTGCTACTAAGAGGCCAATGAtataggtgtcagtacagacCAGTTTCAATAGAGGGTACATGTCACAGAAAAAatgatcaatgacattggggccacagaacggGAGCCCGAAAATAGTGCTAAGCTGAATAAttgagtgcagaaaacctccaacccaggacagcACCAGCAGTGCAACACACACCCAttgcctcatgatcaccagatagtgcaagggcttacagatggccacgtagcggtcataggccatcaccagcagaaggaagacctCTGACCCACcaaaaaagtgctctgtaaacagcTGGGTCATACAGGATTGGAAGGATATGGTATTTTTCCCTAAGAACAAGCTTGAAATCAATTTGGGAGAAATAGATGAGGAATAAAtgacatccataaatgataaactagcaagaaaaaagtacatcggcGAATTCAGGATCTTACTAAACGTTACAGTCACCACAATAAGCATGTTGCCCAACATGGTCAAAATGTAGAAGaacaaaaacataagaaaaaggactttctgctcctttggatCCTGAGTGAGGCCCAGGAGAACAAAGTGAGTCACATTGCTTCTTGGTTCCATCTATTCCTCACAGATGCTGGCTTCACATATGAGGAGCAGTTTACCTATGAATcaagtcaaaaaattaaaaacaccttTACATGGATTATAAGCTTAATGTACTTTATTCACCCAATGTGTTAAACCTGACATTAGGATCATAAAGTCAGATAAGAACGTTTCCCTATTCTCAGTGATTAGATGTATAATGAGGGGTCAGACCATAACAACCAATTTTATAAGTGTCACTATAAATAGGTTCATATGGATAAGGGTTAACATTTCCAGAACGTCTATAATCAACTCTGGATCTGGGAAGGTTTCTCAAAGAAAACAATACTTCAGCTGAGTTTTATaggaaaagtgaaataataagaGTGGATAAATAGGGAATTCCATGAAAAGATGAACCAAGTACAAAATcacaaaagtgaaatatttaagtaAAGAATCATTTAAGGTAACTTACACATTCAAAGTGGGGAGAACAAATTTAGGAATAAATATGTGTATGCAACTATCTAATTGACATATTCAAACAGAtatcaatttaatatttattaaaataatttttaatcatatttattaaatttattaaatacattttcaatattCCACAATTAACCTATTCCTTCCTAAATGTACTCCATCTCATTTTGTGGTAGAGAATagtttaataaaaggaaatattaacaTTGTAAGAATATCTATCATTTTAATGCCAAACTATATGTTAGATGTTATCTCTTCTTGgacttctcagatggctcagtggtaaagaatctccatccaagcaggagacaggggttcaactcctgggttgggaagatcccttggagaaggaaagggcaacccaccccaatattcttgcctgggaaatccaacggacagaggagcctggtgggctacagtccatggggtggcaaagatttgGATATGACTTAGGGATAAACAAATCTCCATGCTTACACTGATGTTTTATATCTCCGTATGTATATGTTTAAGTGCATGTACTCTGTGCACttataaaatcacatttaatGTATCAAATTTAGTCTTCACTGTAAGAAATATTGTtaacttcactttttaaagacacaggcttataatatttaattttctaaaaatcatacatttctcagtgaaagaaattgaattttaaactAGCTCACTTCAAAAATCTTGTGATTTCAGGAAAAGGTTTCCAAATTTTCAATTCTTATAAATCCAAGTTTGCAATTTCCTACATAGTAAATAAATCTACACAACTGAAAAATCCAGCATCTACTACTAACTGTTATAAATTTACCTTTTGGATTCCAGTTCACAGTCAGCAAGAAGCCTTTTCAACTATCTCGTAAAGACATAGAAATGTCTTCAATCCAGTGTGAACACCAAGAACAAAAACCTGCATTAttcctaaaaatatatttgatttcacATTACTATGTCAGCCCCTTTTCTTAAtagaattttctaaatatttcagaaaattgtTATTACTCACCttgtagaaatgtttttaaaaaattcccccaAAATTCCAtattacaaacagaaaaaatattttttccagcttaaGGTAATTAAAACAGCAGACAAATCTATGTCATATAAGTTAACAACTACTTTGAAAAGGAAATTGCTCTAGTAACTAAACTGTTTTCCAGTaacttcaataaagaaaatatactatGCAGCTTTTTTCCCCTACCTCTTTCTATTGTGTTAGTATAGCAAAAGAAACTACTGAGATTTTGAGAGCTCATTATGGAAATAGTAATTGCAACTCCTGAAAAAGGTATATAGTTCTAAAGAGGATAGCATCATCTCCCTGACAGAGGCAAAGATCATGGGATCTTATACCTTCTAATCAGATTTATCAAGTCGTGAATTTGGAGAGTATCCAagactgctgcagctgctgctgcaaagtcgcttcagtcgtgtccgactctgtgcgaccccagagacggcagcccaccaggctcccccgtccctgaggttctccaggcaagagtactggagtgggttgccattgccttctcctatccAAGACAGACTCTTGCTTAATTAtattccat
This genomic interval carries:
- the LOC136175633 gene encoding olfactory receptor 4A47-like, whose translation is MEPRSNVTHFVLLGLTQDPKEQKVLFLMFLFFYILTMLGNMLIVVTVTFSKILNSPMYFFLASLSFMDVIYSSSISPKLISSLFLGKNTISFQSCMTQLFTEHFFGGSEVFLLLVMAYDRYVAICKPLHYLVIMRQWVCVALLVLSWVGGFLHSIIQLSTIFGLPFCGPNVIDHFFCDMYPLLKLVCTDTYIIGLLVAANGGLICTVVFLLLLVSYGVILHSLKDLSQEGRRKALQTCGSHITVVVCFFVPCIFMYVRPAKTFPIDKSLSVFYTVITPMLNPIIYTLRNSEMTNAMNKLWRRNMVFYGKKNASSTMKGVI